GGCCAGACCGAGGGCAGTGTTGACCTTTCCAGACTGGCTGGTCTGAAGCCGGGTGCTGTAATATGCGAAATCATGCGCGATGATGGCAACATGGCCAGAATGCCGGACCTTAAAGAGTTTGCCCAGGAGCATAATATTAAAATATGCACCATTGAAGATCTTATTCGCTACAGGGCAAGGTTTGATTCCATGGTCAAAAGGGTTGGAGAGTCCAGCCTGCCCACCTGTTTTGGTGATTTTCGGGCCATTGCCTTTGAAAGTCAGACCGATAACCACACCCATATTGCCATGGTCAAAGGCCAGATTCAAAGAGACAAACCTGCATTAGTCCGAGTCCACAGCCAGTGCCTCACAGGAGACGTTTTTGGTTCCCTTCGCTGTGACTGCGGCAACCAGCTTAAAGCTGCCATGCAGATGGTGGACAGAGAAGGTGAAGGCATAATTCTCTATATGAGCCAGGAGGGCAGAGGAATAGGCCTGGCTAACAAAATCAAAGCCTATGCTCTTCAGGATCAGGGTAAGGATACAGTTGAAGCCAATGAAGCTTTAGGGTTTGCACCTGATTTGCGAGACTACGGGATCGGCGCTCAGATTCTGGTTAATCTCGGAGTCAATAAAATGCGCCTTATGACAAATAATCCCAAAAAAATCATAGGTTTGGAAGGTTTTGATCTGGAAGTTGTAGAAAGAGTAGCCATTGAGGTGCCTGCTTGCGATGAAAACCGCTGCTATCTTACAACCAAAAAGGAGAAAATGGGGCATCTCCTGAAACTGGCCAATGAAGAATAAATCTATCAGATCACAGTAGTTATGAAAATATGTGGTGAAAAATACAAACGAGATAACTAACTTGAGAGTTAAAAGTTATCAGTTAATTGTTATTAGTTTAAAAAAAAACATTATGATTTCAAATGTTTAGGCTTTGAAAACGACTGGATATCTAAAGCTTGTAAAATGGCAATAAATCCAAGGGGTTGCACAAGATCTTTTGACTGCCCAGATAACTAAGAAAAATATATAAATCCGGAGAATTATCATGTCTTCAATCAGAACTATCGAAGGAATGCTGGATGCCAAAGGCCTCAAAGTTGCATTGGTTGCATCAAGATTCAACGATTTTATTGTTGATAAACTGGTGGGTGGAGCAATAGATTATCTTGTCCGCCATGGAATTGACTCCAATAACCTGACGCTAATCAAGATACCCGGCGCTTTTGAATTTCCTGTAATAGTTAAAAAGCTGGCAGCCTCAAATAAATACAACGGCATAATTTGTCTTGGTGCTGTAATCCGCGGCGCTACCCCTCATTTTGAGTTTGTAGCCTCTGAAGCAACCAAAGGCATTGCACAGACTTCCATGGAAACAGGGACTCCGGTAGGTTTTGGCCTTTTGACAACTGATACTCTGGAACAGGCCATAGAGCGCGCCGGAAGCAAGGCAGGAAACAAAGGTGTTGAGGCTGCTGCTGCTCTGCTGGAAAC
The nucleotide sequence above comes from Desulfonatronovibrio magnus. Encoded proteins:
- a CDS encoding bifunctional 3,4-dihydroxy-2-butanone-4-phosphate synthase/GTP cyclohydrolase II, with the translated sequence MSICGIEEAIEEIKQGKMVILVDDEDRENEGDLTIAAEKITPEAINFMAKYGRGLICLALAPEWVDKLDLPMMASKNTSKFGTAFTVSIEASKGVTTGISAYDRATTILTAIKDDVSPDDIATPGHIFPLKAKKGGVLVRAGQTEGSVDLSRLAGLKPGAVICEIMRDDGNMARMPDLKEFAQEHNIKICTIEDLIRYRARFDSMVKRVGESSLPTCFGDFRAIAFESQTDNHTHIAMVKGQIQRDKPALVRVHSQCLTGDVFGSLRCDCGNQLKAAMQMVDREGEGIILYMSQEGRGIGLANKIKAYALQDQGKDTVEANEALGFAPDLRDYGIGAQILVNLGVNKMRLMTNNPKKIIGLEGFDLEVVERVAIEVPACDENRCYLTTKKEKMGHLLKLANEE
- the ribH gene encoding 6,7-dimethyl-8-ribityllumazine synthase, with the protein product MSSIRTIEGMLDAKGLKVALVASRFNDFIVDKLVGGAIDYLVRHGIDSNNLTLIKIPGAFEFPVIVKKLAASNKYNGIICLGAVIRGATPHFEFVASEATKGIAQTSMETGTPVGFGLLTTDTLEQAIERAGSKAGNKGVEAAAALLETIKVLEQL